From a region of the Aeoliella mucimassa genome:
- a CDS encoding competence/damage-inducible protein A → MRAEVIAIGDELTSGERLDTNTQWISKQLTDIGLEVMFHTTVGDDLAANIDVFQAAIERADVVVCTGGLGPTADDLTRDAIAAALRVPLVRDEESLEHICSLFTKRGRQMPERNERQADFPQGAASIFNPNGTAPGIHAQATKAAGGSCHLFALPGVPAEMHEMYTATVAPAVLSLIGEPRVIRHRAIKIFGPGESQLESMLPDLIARGREPRVGITASGATLTLRITASGPDEASCLAAMEPTAQQIYDAVGKYVFGEGEIDLHHATQQLLAENNATLATDECFTRGLVASWMAEDELAERTFTGGQLSWTMSDVAQAASDVRERLGSTYGLAIGPPMATEQVTVAVADERRVVTEDFKLGGHPAVVGPRIAKCALNLLRRAIIGDA, encoded by the coding sequence ATGCGTGCCGAAGTGATTGCCATTGGCGACGAGCTGACCAGCGGCGAGCGACTCGATACCAATACTCAGTGGATTAGCAAGCAACTCACCGACATCGGCCTTGAGGTGATGTTCCACACCACCGTCGGCGACGACCTGGCGGCCAACATCGATGTGTTTCAGGCGGCCATCGAGCGGGCCGACGTGGTCGTCTGCACCGGGGGGCTTGGTCCCACGGCCGACGACCTTACTCGCGATGCCATAGCCGCCGCATTGAGGGTGCCGTTGGTGCGCGATGAGGAGTCGCTGGAGCACATTTGTAGCTTGTTTACCAAGCGGGGCCGCCAGATGCCCGAGCGTAACGAGCGGCAGGCCGACTTTCCTCAAGGTGCGGCCAGTATCTTTAACCCCAATGGCACCGCCCCTGGCATTCACGCCCAGGCGACGAAAGCCGCAGGGGGAAGCTGCCACCTATTCGCGTTGCCTGGCGTGCCGGCCGAGATGCATGAAATGTATACCGCCACGGTTGCCCCGGCCGTGCTGAGCCTGATCGGCGAGCCCCGCGTGATCCGCCATCGGGCGATCAAAATCTTCGGGCCAGGCGAGAGCCAGCTCGAATCGATGCTGCCCGATCTGATTGCTCGGGGCCGCGAGCCGCGAGTCGGCATCACCGCCAGCGGAGCGACGCTCACGCTGCGAATCACCGCCAGCGGGCCCGACGAGGCCTCGTGCCTGGCGGCCATGGAGCCGACCGCCCAGCAAATTTACGACGCAGTAGGCAAGTACGTGTTCGGCGAAGGCGAAATCGATCTTCACCACGCGACGCAGCAGTTATTGGCCGAAAACAACGCGACTCTAGCGACTGATGAGTGCTTTACACGGGGCCTGGTGGCCTCGTGGATGGCTGAGGACGAGTTGGCCGAGCGAACGTTTACTGGCGGGCAGCTGTCCTGGACAATGAGCGACGTAGCTCAGGCTGCCAGCGACGTCCGCGAGCGACTCGGCAGCACCTACGGGTTGGCCATTGGCCCGCCGATGGCAACCGAACAGGTGACCGTCGCGGTGGCCGACGAGCGACGCGTGGTGACTGAGGATTTTAAACTAGGCGGGCACCCGGCCGTGGTCGGCCCACGCATTGCCAAGTGTGCCCTCAATCTGTTACGAAGAGCGATTATCGGCGACGCGTAG
- a CDS encoding DUF6624 domain-containing protein — MKSLTALLAMALNFATAILADEPTATEQNTRSALTRELQRRWDVDQQARKALLDWEQTNGRPYDDKPAEGDSSKNRLQEWLKTTPLEYQRLAERLKQVDADNTAWLRKLVDTQGWPTISQVGQQGSEAAWLLVQHADRSPEFQLKCLTLMNELPQHEVSQQNVAYLTDRVLVAQGKPQKFGTQLHVEAGELVLRPTQDEATLDERRAAIGLQPVADYLQMARQMYGYSADEVAESNTAPPTESSKTAGGITTCSRYAVRRKCRTRWKQCLGLRTHCRRSSQQNCKLY; from the coding sequence ATGAAGTCTCTCACCGCCCTGCTGGCCATGGCGCTGAACTTTGCCACGGCTATCCTTGCCGACGAGCCCACTGCCACGGAGCAGAACACGCGTTCTGCGCTCACACGCGAATTACAACGTCGCTGGGATGTCGATCAGCAGGCTCGCAAGGCACTGCTCGATTGGGAGCAAACCAACGGGCGCCCCTACGACGACAAGCCAGCCGAAGGGGACTCGTCGAAGAACCGGTTGCAGGAGTGGCTGAAGACCACCCCGCTGGAATATCAGCGACTTGCCGAGCGACTCAAGCAGGTCGACGCCGACAACACCGCCTGGCTGCGGAAACTGGTTGATACCCAAGGCTGGCCAACGATAAGCCAAGTGGGCCAGCAAGGCTCCGAGGCGGCCTGGCTGCTGGTGCAGCATGCGGATCGGTCGCCGGAGTTTCAGCTCAAGTGCCTGACGCTCATGAACGAGCTACCTCAACACGAAGTCTCGCAGCAGAACGTCGCCTACCTGACCGATCGCGTGCTCGTGGCTCAAGGCAAACCACAGAAGTTTGGTACGCAGCTCCATGTCGAAGCGGGAGAGTTAGTGCTTCGCCCTACGCAGGACGAGGCGACGCTCGACGAGCGCCGCGCTGCGATTGGTTTGCAACCGGTGGCCGATTACTTGCAGATGGCCCGTCAGATGTATGGCTACTCGGCAGACGAAGTCGCTGAGAGCAACACCGCACCACCCACAGAGTCGAGCAAGACCGCTGGAGGTATTACGACTTGCAGCAGGTACGCGGTTCGACGCAAATGCCGAACGCGATGGAAACAGTGCCTTGGACTCCGCACGCATTGTCGCCGCAGCTCTCAACAAAACTGCAAGCTGTATTAA
- the nadE gene encoding NAD(+) synthase codes for MFNLRIAAASVNQTPMDWSGNRRRLISAIEEARVAGARILCLPELAVTGYGCEDMFFSVGVQQAALEGLSSLLPHTRGMAVAVGLPLFYESSLYNAEALMVDGELAGIVCKQFMASDGIHYEPRWFRQWPAGVVGQMELDGRLVPVGDLLFDIGGVRIGFEICRDAWISERPGGRLARRGADIILNPSGSHFAFGKQATRERLVLEGSRAFGVTFVYCNLLGNESGRSIYDGGVLMASGGKMVARGRLFSYSDIELTVADFDIHRNRLARGQAFDARTRVERAGESLQFLPMDWQDAGPSLVDNVSDPEPWEIGQHSKFEEFSRAVPLALFDYLRKSRAQGFVVSLSGGADSSAVAVLVNLMIQRALKEMSPAEFVDRLGSFPRLKAALESLDTEDPIEVAKTFTGALLACVYQPTRNSSDTTRNAAKTVANAVGADYFEWDVDAQNQGYIDLVSKAVNRELEWETDDIALQNIQARTRGPGVWLLANLRGAILLATSNRSEAAAGYATMDGDTCGGLSPIAGIDKQFIRKWLRWLETVGSEDLQPVPELAVITAQEPTAELRPNEEHQTDEADLMPYPVLDAIERAAIRDKQLPADVYAVIQAQYPEVEATQVGRWVVRFFELWCRNQWKRERYAPSFHVDDESLDPKSWCRFPILNSGFAEELAELKEQLGI; via the coding sequence GTGTTCAATCTACGCATCGCCGCTGCCAGTGTGAATCAAACTCCGATGGACTGGAGCGGCAATCGCCGCCGGTTGATCTCGGCCATCGAAGAAGCCCGCGTGGCAGGGGCACGCATCCTCTGTCTGCCCGAGTTGGCCGTCACGGGATATGGCTGTGAGGACATGTTCTTCTCGGTCGGCGTGCAGCAGGCGGCCCTCGAAGGGCTCAGCAGCTTGCTGCCGCACACCCGCGGCATGGCAGTCGCAGTAGGGTTGCCGTTGTTTTACGAGTCGAGCCTGTACAACGCCGAAGCGTTGATGGTCGACGGCGAACTGGCCGGCATCGTCTGCAAGCAGTTCATGGCCAGCGACGGCATTCATTACGAGCCGCGGTGGTTCCGCCAATGGCCAGCCGGAGTCGTCGGTCAGATGGAACTCGACGGCCGGTTGGTGCCCGTCGGTGACCTGTTGTTCGACATCGGCGGAGTCCGCATCGGTTTCGAGATCTGCCGCGACGCCTGGATCTCCGAACGACCAGGCGGACGCCTGGCGCGACGCGGAGCCGATATCATTCTAAACCCCAGCGGTAGCCACTTTGCCTTTGGCAAACAAGCGACTCGCGAGCGACTGGTGCTCGAAGGCTCGCGGGCGTTCGGCGTCACGTTTGTGTATTGCAACCTGCTTGGCAACGAGTCGGGACGCAGCATCTACGACGGCGGCGTGCTCATGGCCAGCGGTGGCAAAATGGTCGCCCGCGGCCGGTTGTTCAGCTACTCCGACATCGAGCTGACCGTCGCCGACTTCGATATTCATCGCAATCGACTGGCCCGTGGGCAGGCGTTCGACGCTCGCACTCGCGTCGAACGAGCCGGCGAGTCGCTGCAGTTCCTGCCGATGGACTGGCAAGACGCCGGACCGAGCCTGGTCGACAACGTGTCGGATCCCGAACCGTGGGAAATCGGCCAGCATTCCAAGTTCGAAGAGTTCAGCCGGGCGGTGCCACTCGCGCTGTTCGACTACCTGCGGAAGAGTCGGGCCCAGGGCTTCGTGGTTTCGCTCAGCGGTGGTGCCGATTCGAGTGCGGTCGCGGTTCTCGTGAACCTGATGATTCAGCGGGCGCTCAAGGAGATGTCACCCGCCGAGTTTGTCGATCGCTTGGGGAGCTTCCCGCGACTCAAGGCAGCACTCGAGTCGCTCGACACCGAAGATCCCATCGAGGTGGCCAAAACGTTTACCGGTGCACTGCTGGCCTGCGTGTATCAACCCACGCGGAACTCGTCGGATACCACGCGTAATGCTGCGAAGACGGTGGCCAACGCCGTGGGGGCCGATTACTTCGAGTGGGACGTCGACGCTCAGAATCAGGGGTACATCGATCTGGTGTCGAAGGCCGTGAATCGCGAGCTGGAGTGGGAAACCGACGACATCGCACTGCAGAACATCCAGGCCCGCACGCGGGGGCCGGGCGTCTGGTTGTTGGCGAACCTGCGGGGAGCCATTTTGCTGGCGACCAGTAATCGCAGCGAAGCAGCCGCCGGCTACGCGACCATGGACGGCGACACCTGCGGTGGGCTTTCGCCGATCGCAGGCATCGATAAGCAGTTTATTCGCAAGTGGTTGCGATGGCTCGAGACCGTTGGTTCGGAAGACTTACAGCCGGTGCCCGAGTTGGCCGTGATCACCGCCCAGGAACCAACCGCCGAACTCCGCCCGAACGAAGAGCACCAGACCGACGAAGCCGACCTGATGCCTTACCCGGTGCTCGATGCAATCGAGCGGGCGGCGATTCGCGACAAGCAACTTCCGGCCGACGTGTACGCGGTGATCCAAGCCCAGTACCCCGAGGTCGAGGCCACGCAGGTGGGGCGATGGGTGGTTCGGTTCTTCGAGCTGTGGTGTCGCAATCAATGGAAACGCGAGCGATACGCTCCTAGCTTCCACGTCGACGACGAGTCGCTCGACCCGAAGAGCTGGTGCCGGTTCCCAATTCTCAACAGCGGCTTTGCCGAAGAGCTAGCCGAGTTGAAAGAGCAGCTAGGTATCTAA
- a CDS encoding HAD family hydrolase: MQAPAPDSPIRAVVFDLDGLMINTEDVYQLVGTELMRRRGLTFDDDLRGAMMGQPTLAALSVMIDWHKLKDKVEDLAVESDRTFWEMVEGNLTTMPGLHELLALIDELGLRKAIATSGARKYAEELLSRVDLHEHFEFLLTSNDITHGKPNPEIYLKAAEKLGMQPCEILVLEDSQNGCRAGVDSGAYAVAVPSPHSAGHDFTGAKFVADTLADTRIRRVLAGEAV; this comes from the coding sequence ATGCAAGCTCCTGCTCCTGATAGTCCGATTCGCGCTGTGGTGTTCGATCTGGATGGCCTGATGATTAACACCGAAGACGTCTATCAACTCGTCGGCACCGAACTGATGCGGCGTCGTGGGCTGACGTTCGACGACGACCTTCGCGGAGCCATGATGGGCCAACCCACCCTGGCCGCCCTGTCGGTGATGATCGACTGGCACAAGCTAAAGGATAAAGTGGAAGACCTGGCCGTGGAGTCCGACCGCACGTTCTGGGAAATGGTGGAAGGCAACCTGACCACCATGCCCGGCCTGCACGAGCTGCTCGCGCTGATCGACGAACTCGGCCTGCGAAAGGCTATCGCCACCAGCGGCGCCCGCAAGTATGCCGAAGAGCTGCTGAGCCGGGTTGATCTGCATGAGCATTTTGAATTCCTCCTGACCTCCAACGACATCACGCACGGCAAGCCAAATCCTGAGATCTATTTGAAGGCGGCCGAGAAACTCGGCATGCAACCGTGCGAGATTCTCGTGCTGGAAGATAGTCAAAACGGCTGTCGAGCCGGGGTGGATTCCGGCGCCTACGCGGTAGCGGTGCCGAGCCCCCACAGCGCTGGGCACGATTTCACCGGCGCCAAGTTTGTGGCCGACACGCTGGCCGACACGCGAATCCGTCGCGTGCTGGCAGGCGAGGCGGTTTAG
- a CDS encoding beta-ketoacyl-[acyl-carrier-protein] synthase family protein — protein MTRPATDNERIVITGIGLTSPNGNTLAEYRDALLHGRSGVQPYDIRYVGETLAGVCDFDELKYQKRREVRRGTRAGSIGIYCANEAIADSGLDWQNLNRERVGVYVGVTEHGNVETENEIYEIKQYDYDTSVWTHHHNPRTVANNPAGEITLNMGIIGPHYTIGAACAAGNAGLIQGAQQLLLGECDVALGGGVSESIHTFGIFAGFASQGALATHSDPTKASRPFDRDRNGIVVSEGGCLYTIERYSDAKQRGAKIYGELVGYAMNSDASDFVLPNPKQQARCMRMALGRAGMTANDVDLVSTHATATSSGDIQECAAVRDVFGESKTTWINNTKSFIGHAMGAAGSLELAGNLPAFDDGVVHPTINVDNLDPECELSGLVLNEPRETDGVNVIVNNSFGMLGINSAVVIQKV, from the coding sequence ATGACCCGACCCGCGACCGACAACGAGCGAATCGTCATCACCGGCATCGGCCTGACCTCGCCGAACGGCAACACGCTGGCTGAGTATCGCGATGCGCTACTCCATGGCCGCAGCGGTGTGCAGCCGTACGACATTCGATATGTCGGCGAGACCTTGGCTGGCGTTTGTGACTTCGACGAGCTGAAGTACCAGAAACGCCGCGAGGTTCGTCGTGGCACCCGCGCCGGTAGCATCGGCATTTACTGCGCGAACGAGGCGATTGCCGACTCGGGACTCGACTGGCAAAACCTCAACCGCGAGCGCGTGGGGGTGTACGTCGGCGTTACCGAACATGGCAACGTCGAGACCGAGAACGAAATCTACGAAATCAAGCAGTACGACTACGATACCAGCGTTTGGACCCACCACCACAATCCCCGCACGGTGGCCAACAATCCGGCCGGTGAGATCACCCTGAACATGGGCATCATCGGACCTCATTACACCATCGGCGCCGCTTGTGCGGCTGGCAACGCGGGATTGATTCAAGGTGCCCAGCAGTTGTTGCTCGGCGAGTGCGACGTCGCCCTCGGCGGCGGCGTGAGCGAAAGCATCCACACGTTTGGTATCTTTGCTGGGTTCGCCAGCCAGGGCGCCTTGGCGACCCACAGCGACCCGACCAAGGCCTCGCGGCCGTTCGATCGCGACCGCAACGGCATCGTCGTTTCGGAAGGTGGCTGCTTATATACGATCGAACGTTACTCCGACGCCAAGCAGCGCGGCGCGAAGATCTATGGCGAACTGGTCGGCTACGCGATGAACAGCGACGCCAGCGACTTTGTGCTCCCCAACCCCAAGCAGCAAGCTCGTTGCATGCGGATGGCCCTGGGACGAGCGGGAATGACCGCCAACGACGTCGACCTGGTCAGCACGCACGCGACCGCTACGTCGAGCGGCGATATTCAGGAATGTGCTGCGGTGCGGGACGTATTCGGAGAGTCGAAGACCACCTGGATCAACAATACCAAGAGCTTTATCGGCCACGCCATGGGTGCGGCTGGCTCGTTGGAACTCGCTGGCAATCTGCCAGCATTTGACGATGGCGTGGTCCATCCTACGATCAACGTAGACAATCTCGATCCGGAATGCGAACTCAGCGGGCTCGTGCTGAACGAACCCCGCGAGACCGACGGCGTGAATGTCATCGTGAATAATTCCTTCGGCATGCTGGGCATCAACTCAGCGGTCGTCATCCAAAAAGTGTAA
- the xylB gene encoding xylulokinase: MAVYLGVDIGTSGTKTLAIDSTGKLLGQASASYPCQHPHPLWSEQDPEDWWQATVKTIRQVIRQAKLKKQDIRAIGLSGQMHGSVFLDKQNQVVRPALLWNDQRTAAECEEIEKRAGGRKKLVGMVANPALTGFTAPKILWLRNHEPRNFERTTRVLLPKDEIRRRLTGEFITEVSDASGMLLLDVKKRTWSKKLLDKLELDRSLLADVVESEDVTGNLTPETAKLLGLSTDCVVVGGAGDCAAGAIGNGIVKSGIVSTSLGTSGVVFVHSDTPDVDPEGRLHTFCHAVRGKWHMMGVTLSAAGSFGWFADALCQSEAASASKSGKNLFAELTAEAAQAPAGSDGLYFLPYLSGERTPHADPLARGAFVGLTLSHQRGHLVRALLEGVTYSLRDCLEIVESLGVKTRQVRTTGGGAKSPFWRQLQADMFGKRVFAMASDEGPAFGVALLAAVGAGEYKNIVEATKATVDTTDESKPASAARKMYDRGFEIYRSLYPSLKQDFHRIAEL, from the coding sequence ATGGCGGTTTATCTAGGCGTAGACATCGGTACTTCGGGTACCAAGACCCTGGCAATCGACTCCACCGGCAAATTGCTCGGCCAGGCGAGCGCCAGTTACCCCTGCCAGCACCCCCACCCACTCTGGAGCGAGCAGGACCCCGAAGATTGGTGGCAAGCGACGGTAAAGACCATCCGCCAGGTGATTCGCCAGGCGAAGCTCAAAAAGCAGGACATCCGGGCGATCGGCCTGTCGGGACAGATGCACGGCTCGGTGTTTCTCGACAAGCAGAACCAGGTGGTCCGCCCCGCCTTGCTGTGGAACGACCAACGCACGGCCGCCGAATGCGAGGAAATCGAAAAACGGGCCGGCGGGCGAAAAAAATTGGTCGGCATGGTCGCGAACCCCGCCCTTACAGGGTTCACCGCACCCAAGATTCTCTGGCTCCGCAACCATGAGCCGCGGAACTTCGAGCGGACCACGCGGGTGCTGCTGCCGAAAGACGAAATCCGCCGCCGGCTGACCGGAGAGTTCATCACCGAAGTCAGCGACGCCAGCGGCATGCTTTTGCTCGACGTGAAAAAGCGTACCTGGTCGAAAAAACTGCTCGATAAGCTCGAACTCGACCGCTCGCTGCTGGCCGATGTCGTGGAATCGGAAGACGTTACAGGAAACCTGACACCTGAAACCGCAAAACTCCTTGGGCTCAGCACCGACTGCGTGGTGGTCGGCGGGGCCGGCGACTGTGCGGCCGGGGCCATCGGCAACGGTATCGTGAAGAGCGGCATCGTCTCGACTTCGCTCGGCACCTCCGGCGTGGTATTCGTGCACAGCGACACGCCGGATGTCGACCCCGAAGGTCGGCTGCATACGTTCTGCCATGCCGTGCGAGGCAAATGGCACATGATGGGAGTCACCCTCTCGGCGGCCGGATCGTTCGGCTGGTTTGCCGACGCCCTCTGCCAGAGCGAAGCGGCCTCGGCCAGCAAGAGCGGCAAGAACCTCTTTGCTGAACTCACTGCCGAAGCCGCCCAGGCGCCGGCCGGTTCCGATGGTTTGTACTTCTTGCCGTATCTATCGGGCGAACGTACCCCGCACGCCGACCCGCTCGCGCGGGGCGCCTTTGTCGGTCTTACCCTCTCGCACCAGCGCGGGCATCTCGTGCGGGCGCTGCTCGAAGGGGTCACTTACTCGCTCCGCGACTGCCTGGAGATCGTCGAGTCGCTCGGCGTGAAGACACGTCAGGTCCGCACTACCGGCGGCGGCGCAAAGAGCCCGTTCTGGCGACAGCTACAGGCCGACATGTTTGGCAAGCGAGTGTTCGCCATGGCCAGCGACGAAGGTCCCGCGTTTGGGGTCGCGCTACTGGCAGCCGTGGGGGCCGGTGAATACAAGAACATCGTCGAGGCAACGAAAGCGACCGTGGATACGACCGACGAAAGCAAACCAGCCTCGGCCGCACGTAAGATGTACGACCGAGGCTTCGAGATTTATCGTAGTTTGTATCCGTCGCTCAAGCAGGACTTCCACCGCATCGCCGAGCTGTAG
- a CDS encoding phytoene desaturase family protein, with protein MYDTLIIGAGMSGLAAGIRLAHFGQRVAILERHYTIGGLNSFYRLRGRDYDVGLHALTNITPKGTKKGPLARLLRQLRFSWDDFNISPQNGSQVVFPGARLSFSNDTELLESEVARQFPDQLHNFRKLMEQIVDYDDLTDEHQQLSAREVVGYYLTEPMLVEMLFCPLMYYGSAREHDMDWGQFCIMFRSIFLEGLGRPYAGVRLILKLLVKKYRALGGELKLRSGVKRIVTDGGHVAGVELEGGEQIEARRVLSSAGWCETMRLCDDGRQVTSRASGQLSFCEAIATLDVPPATFDYHQTITFFNDSPQFHWTKPTGQPCDLRSGVICSPDNFGYDRPLGDQGTMRITVLADQDQWLGLEESDYRLAKHRWWDRIVESAVRFVPDFRSRVIDTDMFTPSTIVRFTGHDNGAVYGAPEKQLNGTTHLDNLYVCGTDQGFVGIVGAIISGISMANMHCLRE; from the coding sequence ATGTACGACACACTGATTATCGGCGCGGGCATGAGCGGGTTGGCGGCTGGCATTCGTCTAGCCCACTTTGGGCAGCGCGTTGCCATCCTCGAGCGTCACTACACGATCGGGGGGCTTAACTCCTTCTATCGCCTTCGTGGTCGCGACTACGATGTTGGTCTGCACGCGCTAACCAACATCACCCCCAAAGGCACCAAGAAGGGCCCGCTCGCGCGATTGTTGCGCCAGTTGCGGTTCTCGTGGGACGACTTCAACATCTCGCCGCAGAATGGTTCGCAGGTGGTGTTCCCTGGGGCCCGCTTGTCGTTTTCGAACGACACCGAGTTGCTCGAGTCGGAAGTCGCCCGCCAGTTTCCCGACCAGCTGCATAACTTTCGGAAGCTGATGGAGCAGATCGTCGACTACGACGACCTGACCGACGAGCACCAGCAACTCTCCGCCCGCGAAGTGGTTGGCTACTACCTTACCGAGCCGATGCTGGTCGAGATGCTCTTCTGCCCGCTTATGTATTACGGTTCGGCGCGGGAGCACGACATGGACTGGGGCCAGTTCTGCATCATGTTCCGCAGCATCTTTCTCGAAGGGCTCGGCCGACCCTATGCGGGCGTGCGGCTGATTCTCAAGCTGCTGGTCAAGAAATATCGCGCCCTCGGCGGCGAGCTGAAGCTTCGCTCGGGGGTCAAACGCATCGTGACCGACGGCGGCCACGTTGCCGGCGTCGAGCTGGAAGGGGGCGAGCAGATCGAAGCTCGCAGGGTGCTTAGTTCGGCTGGCTGGTGCGAGACCATGCGACTGTGCGACGACGGCCGCCAGGTAACGAGCCGCGCGAGTGGGCAGCTGAGTTTCTGCGAAGCAATTGCGACACTCGATGTGCCTCCTGCAACGTTCGACTATCACCAAACGATCACGTTCTTTAACGACTCGCCGCAGTTCCATTGGACCAAGCCGACTGGTCAGCCATGCGACTTGCGAAGCGGGGTGATTTGCTCGCCCGATAACTTTGGCTACGACCGCCCACTCGGCGATCAAGGCACCATGCGGATTACGGTGCTCGCCGATCAGGATCAATGGCTCGGGCTCGAAGAGTCGGACTACCGCCTGGCGAAGCATCGCTGGTGGGATCGCATTGTCGAGTCGGCCGTGCGGTTTGTGCCCGATTTCCGCAGCCGAGTGATCGATACCGACATGTTCACGCCGAGCACGATTGTTCGCTTTACTGGTCACGACAACGGAGCCGTCTATGGTGCTCCGGAGAAGCAACTAAACGGCACCACCCACCTCGATAATCTCTACGTTTGCGGTACCGATCAAGGGTTTGTCGGCATCGTCGGGGCCATTATTAGTGGTATCTCCATGGCAAACATGCACTGTTTGCGCGAGTAA
- a CDS encoding DUF6798 domain-containing protein, giving the protein MSTTPAETSPTPPTRPLWFWGEIALIVAIFYVSSAAPPPGVNEPHYLCRLRHALEPQYCPNDLFLESPDAHYTFVLAFAWMTQVMSFTAAAWVGRLACWFALSWAWLRLSWTVVPRPLYASLAAAIVITAIAEGNFAGEWLVGGFEAKTVAYVFVVLGLRCWVLNKWNWTWAHLGIASAWHALVGGWSVLILLKLWGAIYRFEQSFRGMLPGLAIGGIVALAGVVPALALSMGASPEVRNEAAEIYVFERLPHHLAPLHKKPGWITERAGRHAVVATLFVAMLFVRRKELGGTWRALKDDPAGRIAQYAVGAAVLAMIGMVIELALWNHPSAAASWLRYYWFRLVDVAVPMALALLWIAELRLLLERKDRWATPLLLSTILLAGYPIAERYTDFLYHPIGISDRKARDFDDWMACCEWIEANTPTDAMFLTPRGNTSFKWYAKRAEVVTYKDVPQDAEHLVEWRRRLYDVFKPDGDRSQPWISCYGELGADRVDELAQAYQVDYILTGLDPPLPYPIVFMTDTYVVYQLHP; this is encoded by the coding sequence ATGTCGACTACGCCCGCCGAAACCTCCCCCACCCCGCCGACACGCCCGCTTTGGTTCTGGGGCGAAATTGCCCTGATCGTGGCCATTTTTTACGTGTCGTCGGCCGCTCCCCCGCCCGGCGTGAACGAGCCTCACTACTTGTGTCGCCTGCGTCACGCCCTCGAGCCGCAGTACTGCCCGAACGACCTGTTCCTGGAATCTCCCGATGCGCATTACACGTTCGTGCTGGCATTCGCCTGGATGACCCAAGTCATGTCGTTTACCGCTGCTGCCTGGGTGGGCCGGCTCGCCTGTTGGTTCGCCCTGTCGTGGGCCTGGCTGCGGTTGTCGTGGACCGTCGTTCCCCGCCCACTCTACGCCTCGCTGGCAGCGGCCATCGTGATTACCGCGATTGCCGAAGGCAACTTCGCCGGCGAATGGCTGGTCGGCGGATTCGAAGCCAAGACCGTTGCTTACGTGTTTGTGGTACTTGGCCTCCGCTGTTGGGTGCTCAACAAATGGAATTGGACCTGGGCCCACCTCGGCATCGCCAGCGCCTGGCACGCCCTCGTGGGTGGCTGGTCGGTACTGATCCTGCTGAAGCTCTGGGGAGCCATCTATCGATTCGAACAATCGTTCCGCGGCATGCTCCCCGGCTTGGCGATCGGCGGCATTGTCGCCCTGGCGGGAGTCGTCCCCGCACTCGCGCTCAGCATGGGAGCCTCCCCCGAGGTCCGCAACGAAGCGGCCGAGATCTACGTGTTCGAACGACTGCCGCACCACTTGGCTCCGCTCCATAAGAAGCCAGGGTGGATCACCGAACGAGCAGGCCGACACGCGGTGGTGGCAACACTGTTCGTTGCCATGCTGTTTGTGCGTCGCAAGGAACTCGGCGGCACCTGGCGGGCCTTGAAGGACGACCCCGCGGGACGCATCGCCCAGTACGCAGTAGGTGCTGCGGTGCTGGCGATGATCGGCATGGTGATTGAACTCGCACTCTGGAATCACCCTTCGGCTGCGGCAAGTTGGCTGCGTTACTATTGGTTCCGGTTGGTCGACGTCGCGGTGCCGATGGCATTAGCACTACTGTGGATCGCCGAACTGCGGCTGTTACTCGAACGCAAAGACCGCTGGGCAACTCCTTTGCTGCTATCGACGATCCTGCTGGCCGGTTATCCGATTGCCGAACGCTATACCGATTTCCTCTACCATCCCATTGGTATCTCCGACCGCAAAGCCAGGGACTTCGACGACTGGATGGCCTGCTGCGAGTGGATTGAAGCCAATACGCCGACCGATGCGATGTTCCTCACGCCCCGCGGTAACACCTCGTTCAAGTGGTACGCCAAGCGGGCGGAAGTGGTGACCTACAAGGACGTTCCGCAAGATGCAGAACACCTGGTGGAATGGCGTCGTCGGTTATACGACGTGTTCAAACCCGACGGCGACCGTAGTCAGCCATGGATAAGCTGCTATGGTGAGTTAGGTGCTGATCGCGTCGACGAACTGGCTCAGGCCTACCAGGTCGACTACATTCTCACCGGACTCGACCCACCACTCCCCTACCCCATCGTCTTCATGACCGATACGTACGTGGTGTACCAACTCCATCCTTAA
- a CDS encoding acyl carrier protein gives MTKAEIREEVLDILADIAPDEDLSNLDDSQSFREQMELDSMDFLDIVMELRKRHRVQIPEDDYVNLASMNSTVEYLEPLMKDIEKV, from the coding sequence ATGACCAAAGCAGAAATTCGCGAAGAAGTGCTCGACATCCTTGCCGATATTGCTCCGGATGAAGATCTGTCGAACCTCGACGATTCGCAGAGTTTTCGCGAGCAGATGGAACTCGACTCGATGGACTTCCTCGACATCGTCATGGAACTGCGGAAGCGCCATCGCGTGCAGATTCCGGAAGACGATTACGTGAACTTGGCCAGCATGAACAGCACGGTCGAGTACCTGGAACCATTGATGAAGGACATCGAGAAGGTATAA